Proteins encoded by one window of Desulfobulbaceae bacterium:
- a CDS encoding PqqD family protein: protein MRNDDSLSSCFRDNGSYVSRRIGDEIILVPIRQHGAELHSIVRLNDVAAFIWEKLDGKSPTNALTTAIIECYQVDEEQAAADLDTLLRQLLEINAIEAA from the coding sequence ATGCGCAACGACGATTCCTTATCATCATGCTTCCGTGACAACGGCTCCTACGTCAGCCGCCGGATTGGCGACGAAATCATTCTGGTTCCCATCCGACAGCACGGCGCAGAACTCCACAGCATCGTCAGGCTCAATGATGTCGCAGCGTTTATCTGGGAAAAACTGGACGGCAAATCACCCACCAACGCCTTGACAACGGCCATCATAGAGTGCTACCAAGTGGACGAAGAGCAGGCCGCAGCCGATCTTGACACACTCCTACGCCAACTGCTCGAAATCAACGCCATTGAGGCTGCCTGA